In the genome of Motacilla alba alba isolate MOTALB_02 chromosome 15, Motacilla_alba_V1.0_pri, whole genome shotgun sequence, the window TGTCCACTTGCAACACAGTAATTCTTCTCTCCGAGCTGACAATTAGGGCCCTGTAGAGGTAGGTGGATGCTCTTTAGTCTCTCATGCACTACAGGCATCTCCACGTGGAATCACAGCCCTCCTCTCCAGCAATGCCTGCCCTGCATGTCACCTCCTGCGACCCTGAGCACCGGTTTGCTGTGGAAATAAATGCTGAGAGCCCAGCACTTTGGTGGTGGTGGTCTGCAGGGATCTGGGGCTCCAGGAAGAGCAGCCTGTGGGGAGAGAGTGAGGAGTGCCGAGGGGGCTCTGCTCCAAGCAGAACGCTGTCTTTAAATAGAgtcagaatcccaggatggtttgggctggacAGGACCTTTAAGCTCCTCTtgttccatgggcagggacaccttctcTATCCCAGGTCTGTCCTGACAGGAACCTGGAGGGGGGAGGAGTTCCCGTGGTGAAGCAGGGTAGGGAATCCTCAGGCTAAAAATCTGAGATTCCATCTCTTGTTTTTGAGGGTTGGAGTAGAACCCAAACCTCCAGCCCATTGTGAAAGCAGATCCCAGAAGATtcctggcagggatgcagggtTGGGAATGGGGCTGGTGAGTCCCAGGGTGGCTGAgaaggggcagagcagggcttgggCTCCCCGTTCCCATAAGATTCCTGGGGTTTTGTGCTCCCTTCTGTTGCCACTGGGTCTCTCTCCAGTGCACCCAGGGAATGACAGAGCTCACAGGAGccctcagcaccaggagctgcctgagctgcagccGTGCCATACGAGAgccacaggagccagcaggaggCACCCAGAGTTTCCCTGGGACCTGGCCAGTGCTTGCCAAGccacctggagagctgctgggtgcttcagggctcccagggcagccagcagggccctTTTGTCCCTCTCCTGGGGCCACTCTGTGCTCACaccctgagaggagcctggCCCAGGGGAAGTGTGGGAGCTGTTGCTCCCCAGACTGGTGTGGCCCGGGGTGCAGAAGGGTTGGGTGCTCAGGGCAGCCCTGGAACTAAATCCTCATCCCTCTGGCAGGAGTTCTTGGAGGAACTGTGAcctcaggcagctctgccagctctgggtgctgcccaCATCCACACCTGGGCTGTGGGTGTTGGGTCACccagagcaccagcacagccttggAGGTGCCAAATTTGGAAAGCCTGGGCTGTTTCAGTGTGTTTTCCACACAACCTCAGCCCAGGGGCCAAGTCAGATTTTGGGATTTGACACAAACCCAAAGGGAATGGTGAGTTCCTTTGGTCTCCAGTTAGGGACAGGTGTCCCCACTGCCTCCAGTGCTGCTTGCCCTGGGTGGAGTCTGGTCTTGGGGAGGAGAAACTCCCCTGTgagcacctgctgctgtgggagacCTCAGCCCAGCATCCAGGgtggccaggagagctggaaactCCCAGGATACATCCAGGgtggccaggagagctggaaactCCCAGGATACATCCAGGGcggccaggagagctggagaccCCCCAGGATAGCTCTGTGTCCATGCTGGAACAGCCTCTTGGAATGCACCTGGGTTCCCACAGGCTGCACATCCACAGCCCAGCGCTGTGGGAACACCTCTGTGGGATGGTGGGGTGGCATTTGGGGTTTGCCTGTGCCCCTCtcctcctggcagggcaggcacagTCACCTTTCCCCAAGGGGACAGCAGTGGATCCCAAAAGCTCCTGGTGTGTGTGGTGATGTCTGGGCCCGTGGTGTCTGTGTtagaggtgctgctggtgctgtccGGCTGTCCGTGGGGATTTGTCCTGTCCTGTGTGGAGCCCTCCTGTGTGGCTCTCTGGAGAAGGTGGAATTGcctcccctctctcccaccAGGTGCAGAGCCAGGCCGGGTCTCTCCTGTGCAGTGCCACAGTCCTTGGGAGCAGGGGCTGAATTCCCTGCAGTTCAtgccctgctctcccttc includes:
- the LOC119707462 gene encoding uncharacterized protein LOC119707462 — protein: MQLPPGQCLGMALPWDGTHCLGLALPGTPLSASTQGQSPEPALAFPHSDKEYSWLPAPSQPPLPPFWIFSFTPGFSHASTGAVPSPGEVTSDMGRKGEQGMNCREFSPCSQGLWHCTGETRPGSAPGGREGRQFHLLQRATQEGSTQDRTNPHGQPDSTSSTSNTDTTGPDITTHTRSFWDPLLSPWGKVTVPALPGGEGHRQTPNATPPSHRGVPTALGCGCAACGNPGAFQEAVPAWTQSYPGGSPALLAALDVSWEFPALLATLDVSWEFPALLATLDAGLRSPTAAGAHRGVSPPQDQTPPRASSTGGSGDTCP